Below is a genomic region from Roseimicrobium gellanilyticum.
CGACACGACCGTGATACGGGCGCGGGGCATCCATCGAGTTCTGACCGGAGGCAAAGAACATCCCATCCCACTTATACAGACCACCGCTCGGCTCGAAGTGGATCTTGGGCAGCACGAGATCATCCTCAGGCAGCTCTGCTTTGACGGATTTTACCGGCCTTTCCATTTTCCACGACAAGCCATCCGTGCTCACGAACGGTGCCAGCGTGCCGAGGCGTCGTTCCTGCCTGAAATACACATGGGAGGAGATTTTGTACCGTCTTGCCGGATCGGGATCTTCATCATCCCTGAGCACCTTCACATTCACAAATCCCAGCGGGTACGGATCCGTGGAGATGATGTTGTTGTCCTTGTTCCCGTGGAACTCCACGAGCCCGAGGTTTGGCTTCACCCACCTTACCCCGTCATCACTCTCTGCATAGGCGGCCCTCCAGCGTGCTGAGGCGACCTTGTTTTCCTTGTCGTCGTCGAAGGCCACATACCACATGCGGAACTTGCCGTTCTCGCGAATGACGGATCCATAGAACTGCACGCCGCGCGCATCTGCAGCTCCAGGCGCACCACGCGGCACCACGGGATTGGCCGGGTGCTTGGTGGGAGTGCGCATCTCCAGCCGCAGATTCTGCACGTGAGGAATGGAGACGCTGTCGAAGGCGAAGATGGTCGTGGCTTTGGTCTCGTCGAAATACTCCGCTGCGACGGAGGTGCTCGCAAACATCAGCGCGCAGGCGGGGGCCAGCAATCTTCGAAGGCACAGAGTAGACAGCTTCATAGTCATTGGGGCTGGGGGTTCTCCACGTACACAGCAAAGAGACGGGTCTTTTCCTGATTCTCACCCGACCAATTGATCCGGACACGGATGGGGCCGCCGACCTTTTCGACGGACTTCCGGCCCTGCCAGACAGCCGGCAGACGCATGCCTGACTTGGCCTCGAACGGCGTGAAGTCTGCGGCGGTATATCCGGGCAGTGGTCTGAGTTGCTCATCCAACAGTTCCACCGTGAGGTTTCCAGAGTCAGACAGACCGGTGGCATTCACATATACCTTTGCCCCTTCGTCCACAGTGGCGATGGGGCTTGAGATGCAATGCGCTTGTTTCGCTTCCGGAACGGGAGCGAAATAACCAAGCCGATCCCGCTGCCATGTCGCCACACGCACACCGGTGGGACTGTTGCGATCGACTTCGGTCCAGATGCCGTAGTACACAAAGGTGCGGTCGCCGATGTTGTGAAAGGCCTGTCCTTGTGTGAGCCGGGGCTCGGCACGGTCATCTTCTTCAAAGGAGGGGATGATCTTGAAGTCGGGCAGCGGTTCCTTGAAGTGGATGGCGTCGTTGCTCACCACCAGTCCAATGTCGACCACGGCGGTGCGGCGGTCATTGGTTTCATTGTGGTACTGGCCGTAGAATCCCAGCAGTACATTGCCACGGTTCCACACGCTGGCTCCCAGGTGCACCTGCTCTCCGCGATGAAACTCAAAGTCCTTGATAGGGCGTGGTGGGAGGTCGTCGCGACGGAAGCTCACGTGTCCCGCCGTGGTCCAGTTCTCGAAATCATAGGACGCCAGAGTGACCATCATGCGCTTCTGGGCTCTCATGTAGCCACGAATCTGGATGGGATGCGGCACCGGTCCGCCATGGCCATAGATGTAGTAGGCGCCGTTGTGCTTGACCAAACCAGTCGGCTCCAGGTTGCCACCGCCGAGGATGTCTTTCCCTCCGGCCACACTCTTCCACCTCACCCCATCCGCGCTCACGGCAGCGGGTTTCATCTCCGGGTTCACTTCACGCACCATCTTGAAGCGGCGCTCGGGATCCGGATCTTCGGGATCATAGAGCACCAGGACAATCATGCCTCTCATCGCCTGCTCACCATCAATGGCACAGAGGTTGTTTTCCTTGCTGCCGTTGTAGTCCACGAGACCCAGCTTGGGCTTGGTCCACTCCGTGCCGTTCTTGGAGACGGCGTAGCACACCTGCCGTGCTTTTCCGTCGAAGCCGGAGTACCACATGCGGTACTCGCCATCCACGTGCAGGATGGTGCCGCAGAAGTAGGCGCGTGGGAAATCCGGGTCACCTTTCTTTCCGATTGGCATGACGGGAGTGCCGGGATGCTCTGGATCAAAGCCGATGCTCGGCGCGTGAGCGGACTTGTGGCCGGGAACAAGCGTGAGGATCAGGCCCTTTGAAAAAGGAATGCCGTAGTCATCAAATGGGAACAGCACTGTCTCCGAAGTCTGCGCCTTAACGTTGTCCTGCGCGGGAAGATAACCGAGTGCAGGCAAGCATACGACCGCCAGCGCATGGACGATAGTGCGACGAGAGAGAGGGAGTCTCATGGTGCGGGAAAGGGTTCACTTTTCCAGGTGTCATCATGGTGGGAGCCGAAGAGATCCGTCTGTGGCAGGAGCAGTTCAGGCATGTTCCCTGCACCCATGGGTTCAGTGAGCGGATAGTGGCGGGCGGGAACGCCCATGGCCAGGGTGTGGGGTGGCACATCTTTGTTCACCACCGCGCCCGCGGCAATGAAGGAGCCGCGCCCGATGGTGATACCCGGGCAGATGGTTACTCCTCCGCCGATGGTGACGTGATCTTCAATGCTCGCACCTTCCACCGGGGCAGCGCGACGCATGGGCAGGCGGTCGTTCAAGAATGTGGTGCAAGGTCCGATGAAGACCATATTGCCAATCACTGTGGTGCTGGGGAGATAGACATGCGCCATGATCTTCACGCCATCGCCGATGCGCAACCGGCCCTCCAGGGTGCACTTGTGATGCACCACACACCGGTTGCCGATGGTCACCTCGCCCCGGATCAGCACCTGATGCCCGCATTGGAAGCGGTGACCGATCGTGGTGTTTGCATAGATGATGGAGCCGGAGCGGATGATCGCGTGGTCGCCGATGCGGGTGGGCTTCGAATCTCCGGGATAGCGGTAGCCAAGGATCACGCCGGGATCCACCTGCGCGTCAGCGCCCAATACATAGAAGCTATCATTTGGACTGGGCTGCTCCATCGTTGGCGAACCGGTTGAGGATTTCCACGCCTTTGGTGGCGAGCACATCGCCCGCGGGCCTTTGATAGGGCGCGCGAAAGCGGCTGTAGCGGTAGTGCGCACTCATGTATTCACCGTCGCCGGTGTTTGGACCATCGGTGAGATAGCCGTAGGACACATTGGTGTAACCGCAGGGAATGGTGAGAGGCAGCTTCGAGCCCGCACGCATCTGGCGGCCGATTCCTTGAAATGGTTCGAACGGCATGCCAACGATGCCCACGTCCCCGAGACGAATCACGTACAGCTCCACTTCGAGATGTCTGTCGATGGTATCTGCTTTCCCCTGCAGATGCATCTCCAGCGCCCAGCGGCTCCATGGTAGCACGCCTTCGATCAGCTTCCCCCGATACACCGGTGACAGTTCGCGAGGGAAATTCAACCCGGCGCATGAAAGTGTGTTTTCATCACCTGCATTGGCGCGCCTGATGAAGTCCTCCATTTCCGCGATCTCGGAGTGGAGTGTTTCCCGTGAAGGAAGAAGCGCCAGGGGGATCTGCGCCTTCGTCACTTCATAGTCGAAGCCGTCGCGAGCAGAGGGTTGCAGCATCTCCAGTGCCTTCACATAGCTGTCGCCCAGCATCTTCCCATACTTGGTGGAGAGTGCGACGTCTCCTCGGAACATCCCCTTGGAATTCACATCCCCTGCGCAGCCCTGCAGGAAACTCACGGGGCTTGGGCTTGCTGGATCGAGGTGCTGCGCTACGACATCGCATGCCACCTGCGGCCAGTCACCAAACACGATGGGCTTCTCTGGATGATAACACGTGCAGGGGTGTCCAGTGAACTGCACCAGGGCGGTGACGACTTTCCCCTGTTCGTTCTTCAGCACGACGATGGGGGCCTGGCGATCAATGTCCCCATTGTAGTCCACACCCACGAGGTCGCGATCCTCCTCGCGCATCAGGTAGGCGGTCCCATCGGCGCGGCGTCCTTTGCGATTGTAAGTGATGCGACCTTCGGACCCTTCGGCCCACCACACGGTCACAGGTTGCAGCAATGCAGGCAGACGCTTAGCATGGCTGAGCAGTTGATCCAGCAGTTCACGTCCCGTGGGCAGGAGTTGCGGTTCTGGGATCTTCTCCGGTGGCGTGGAGAGCACATCGTAGGCTTCCGTCTGATTGGAGGCCATCTTCATGTCGGTGTGGTTGTGGGAGACAAAGATCAACACGCGCTCCACGGGAAGCCCCAGTTCCCTGGCAATCGCACGCCGAAACATTGCGCTGACGTTTGCGGCCTTGGGTGAATTGAAGTGGGTGGTCACTAGGCATAGACGCTTCCCATGGTGCTCCAGCAGAGTGATGGTGGACTTCAAGGGCCCGGCGACATTCAGCACCACCGCGCCTGTCTTGCCCACGGTCGCCCCGCCTACCGTAGGAGTGACGCCGAACTCAAGAGCTGCGGCCCTGAGTGCCGGCTTCTTCACAGTCTCCACGGACCAGACCTGAGGTGAGGCAGCGAGCACCGCCAGCCAAATCAGAACCGCATTCCTGAATAAAGAGAAGGACGCATGCATGAGGCGAATCAAACCCGGTGCGGGGCTGGCAGTGCGATGTTCATACGGAGACCTTTCGTGAATCCTTCATCGCTTCATCCGCGCGGCTGATGTTTCTCCTGACGGTCCACACGCACGGCAAACACCAGCAAGGCCGTGATTGCAGCTGATGCGGCCAGGGCGAGCAGTCCGGCAGTATATCCGGTGGTTTCCTCCTTTAGCCAGCCCATGCCGTAGGGGCCGACGAAGCTGCCGAGATTTCCCACCGAGTTGATCAAACCAATCGCCGCGGCATTCGCCGTGCCGGCAAGGAAGCTGGTGGCATAGGCCCAGAAGCTGGAGGTGTAGCCCATGAGGCCAATCACGGCGATGCACAGGCACACGATGGCGATTGCCAGATGCCCCTGCCACGTGGCGAGGGCCACCAGACCGAAGCTGCCCACGACCATGAGCGCAATCGTGTGCCAGCGGCGCTCGCGCGTGCGATCGGAGGACCATCCGGCGGCTACCTTCGCCACCACGCCCAGTGAGTAGGGGAGCGAAACGAGCAGGGACACTTCCATATTGGTGAAGCCTGACATCGACTTGATCATCTTTGGCAACCAGTAGCCGAGCCCATTGGAAGCGATGAGGCCGAAGAAGTAAGCGGCAGAGAACAGCAGCACCTGCGGATTCCTGATGGCTTCCAGGATGGAGGAGGCATGCTGTTTGCCTTCGAGTTCTCTCGCGGCACGCTCGCGATCCAGCTCATTCACGAGCCAGGCTTTCTCCTCAGCGGGCAGCCACGTTGCGTTCTCAGGCCGCTCCGTCAGGAAGAACCATGTGGTAATCCCCAATACGATCGCAGGAATGCCTTCGAGGATGAAGAGCCAGCGCCATCCCTCCATGCCAAACCACTGTAGATTCAACAGCAAGCCGGAGATGGGACCGCCGATCACCATTGCCAGGGAGATGGCGGACATGAAGATCGCCACGGCCTTCGCCTTGTCCGCACCACGGAACCAGTGCCCCAGGTACACGATGATCGCCGGGAAGAATCCCGCCTCCGCCGCACCGATGAGAAAGCGCAGCCAGTAGAACTGCTGCGCATTCTGGATGAATCCCATGGCCACCGCGAAGATCCCCCAGGTCAGCATGATCCGGCAGATCCACTTTCGCACACCCCATCGCGATGCGATGACGGCACCGGGCACTTCCAGCAGGAAATAGCCAATGAAGAAGATGCCTGCTCCGAGCCCATACGTCTTCTCCGTGAAACCGAGGTCCGCGGTCATCTCCAGCGCCGCGTAGCTGACGTTCACGCGATCGAGATAGGCGATCACATAGAGCAGGACGAGATACGGCATGAGCCGCCACATCACCCGATTCCGGACGCGTGAGCTGATGTCTTGAGTCGAGGCAGTCACGTGGTGGGAAGTGCAATTGCCGCACCGCCCACTGAACGGAGCGGACAGCGCAATCCTTCCCCAAGATCTTCATGATCTGCGGACAGGACATGGCCTGCCTCAGTCCGCACATCTGGCTTCTTTCAGTGCCCTACAGTGAGCGCCGCGGCTCCTTCAGGGCCTTGACCTGCTTCACCATGATCACGAGGAAGATCACGAAGATGACCCCGATGGTGCCAGCAAGCGCCGGGCTTTCGCGGCTTGCGAAGACAGGCGCCCCCAGGGGGAACCGGGTGAATGTCTCGGTGATGCCGGGAATGAAATGGAAGAACAAGGTCGTGGTGTAGCAGAGAGTCTCCACCAGGGCAGACTTGCCGCCGAATGTCTTTTTTGTCTCTGCCAGCCATGCCGCACCCAGCACCAGCAGTGTGATGATGCCCAGCACATGAGGCACCCCAAACCCGCCAAGGTTGTAAATGCCGAATCCCGTGAGGCACGTCAGGACCGTGGAGTGGATGTAGACCTGCCCGACTCCGTTCTTCGAAGTGATCCGGAACTGGCGCACGAGCGCGATGATTCCGGCAATGACTGCAATGACGCCAATGACCGTGTGAATGATGCCGAGTGTGGACATGGGAGGGTGGTGTTTTTTTCGGTGAGCAGATGATGGGGGCGAAGACCTGACTGGGCTGTGAGCGGGCTCAGCGCAGGCCTCCAGCAGCGTAGAGGCATTCGCCCGTGATCCATCCGGAATCTGCCGAAGCCAGGAAGGCAACCACAGGTGCGATGTCATCCGGCTGGCCGAGACGCCCAAGCGGAGTCATGGCAACGACTGCGTCTGCGTAGTTGATAATCCCGGCGGCGTGGATGCCCTCGGTTTCGATCAGGCCCGGATTGACGGAGTTCACACGAATCTTCTTTGGAGCGAGTTCCTTTGAAAAGGTGCGGGTGAGTCCATCCACGGCGGACTTGGTGGCGTTGTACACAGGAGTGCCCGGTGAGGACAGCGTGCTGAGTACAGAGCTCACATTGATGATGCTGCCACCTTCACCCATGTACTTGAGTGCCTCCTGGGTCGCGAAGATGAGGCCGAGAACGTTCAGATTGAAATGTACGTGAAAGTTCTCTTCGGTGATCTCACCCACGGGGGCTCCGCGATAGAGGCCTGCGTTGTTCACCAGGATGTCCACCTTCCCATAGGCGTCACGCGCCTCGTTGAAGAGGCGTGTGACGTCGGCCTGCTTTGCCACATCCGCTTGCGCAGCGATGGCCTTGCCGCCTCCCGAGGTGATGGCATTCACCACCTTGTCCGCGCCCTCCCTACTGGTGGCGTAGTTCACCACCACGGAGGCGCCCTCTGCTCCGAGGCGCTTGGCAATGGCTGCTCCGATGCCTTTGGACGCTCCCGTGACGACTGCTACTTTTCCGTCGAGTCTCATGATCGGTTCGTGGAATGGTTTGGCTGGAGGCTTCAGGATTGGATGAATTCGAGCAGGTCCTTGTTGAGTTGTTCCTTGGCGGTGTCTCCAAGACTGTGGGAGCCGCCGGGATAGATCTTCAAGATGGAGTTCTTCACCAGTTTCGAGGAGAGCATCGCGGATGCGCCGATGGGCACAATCTGGTCGTCATCGCCGTGGATGATGAGCGTGGGCACGTCGAACTTCTTCAGGTCTTCCGTGAAGTCGGTTTCCGAGAAGGCCTTGATGCAGTCGTAGGCATTCTTATGCCCGGACATCATGCCCTGGTTGTACCAGGACTGGATGACACCTTGGGAGACCTTCGCCCCGGGGCGGTTGAAGTTGAAGAATGGGCCACTGGCCACATCCAGGAAGAACTGGGCGCGGTCCGCGAGGTAGGCGGCACGGAAACCATCGAACACTTCAATCGGTAGCCCGCCCGGATTCGCCTCCGTCTTCAGCATGATGGGAGGCACCGCCCCCATGAGCACTGCCTTGGCCACACGGCTGGTGCCATGGCGGCCGATGTAACGCGCAACTTCGCCACCTCCGGTGGAGTGGCCAATCATGATCACATTCTTGAGGTCGAGTTTCTCAAAGAGCTCGGCGAGATCATCCGCGTACTGGTCCATGTGATTGCCATCCCACGGCTGGCTGGAGCGCCCGTGACCGCGGCGGTCATGCCCGATGCAGCGGTAGCCATTGGAGGCCAGGAAGAACATCTGTGCCTCCCACGCATCTGCAGTGAGTGGCCATCCGTGGCTGAAGACGACCGGCTGTCCAGTGCCCCAGTCCTTGTAGTAGATCTGCGTGCCGTCTTTGGTGGTGATGTAGCTCATGGTTTGTGTTGGTTGGATTGGTTTTGGAAAAGAGGCTCTGACACGACCGAAACGGACATCATGGCTGGTCCCGCCCTGCCGGGATACTGGAGTCGTGTGCCAAATTGGTTTCGCAGCAAGGTAAGTGCCACGAAGCCATGTCATTACGCCGCCAGTTGATTTTTCCAGATCCCAGATTGCCTGCTCCCAAGTGCGCGAATTGTGAACCGCGAGATTGCCCGAATCGTGTGTTCTCTGCAATGGAAGAAAAACTTTAGCTTGGAATTGTGGTGCGGGTTGCCCACACGGGATCAGCCGAGCGTTTCGTCCGGGATGAACGTGGGCATCATGCGAATGGTTCGCGAAGCCAGTGTCCCCGTTTCCGCCAGCTCCCGCATGGCCTTGGCTGCCTTCCGGGCAAACTTCTCCGCATCCACTGCATAGCGGGCAAGGGACGGGCTCGCATGCCAGAGGAAACTCTCATCGTCACGTGACAGCACCACCGCATCTTTTGGCAGACGAAAGCCACGCCGCATGAGGTGCATGGTCACCGTGAGTGCATGCATCGCCCTTGCCACCAGGAAGGCGGTGGGGCGCTCGGCGGATGCCAGGGTCTTGTCGAGAAGGGCACAAAGGTGGGCTTTGTTCCGATGGTGCAACACGGTGAGGCGGGCCCTGGAATTCCCATCCACCGCCTCGCGGATACCGCGTTCGCTTTCCCTGTCCCCTCCGGTGCTGCTGGCTGGCAGTATCATCGCGATGTGTCGATGCCCTTTGCGCAGGAGCAGCATGCCCGCATGCCGGCACGTGGCTCGGTAGTCGGCATCAATGGAAGGAAGGGGGAACTCTTCCGGGCAGGTGCCGAGTACGAGGCATGGAATGGAGGACTTGAGAAACCACTTCTGCATGGGAACACTTGAGCCCATGAGCAGCCAGGCAGCGGCGGGCACTTTGCGCATGAGTCTTTCGAGCGCCTTTGCCGGTTGTTTCGAGTAGCAGGAGGGATCCACGACCAGTTCCATCTGCCAGCGATTCTTTGCGAGCTGCTCGCGCAGGATATCAATGACCAGCAGCGAGGCGGGAGGCATGGTGCGCAAGGGGGCAAGAGCCACCGCACCCACGATCCGGTTGCCGGTGGCGCTGGCACTCTGGGATGGAACCTTTCGAATCTCCCGCCGCTTCCGGTGGGAGACGCTGATCCACCCCTTGAGCTGCAGGTCCTTCAATGCGGCACGCACGGTTGGTCGGCTGACCTGCAAAGTGGCGCAGAGATCGCGCTCGCCAGGGAGGCGCGCCTGCCAGCGTCCGGATCGGATGCCATCGCACAAGCTGCGCACAGTCTGTGCCACGAGCGTGATCCGCTGTGGGAGCGGGGGAATTGCGGGCTGGGCTTGTCGTGCCATCTGGTCAGGTCTTGTGACCAAGAGCATGCGATTGGCCACACCCACGGGCAAGCTCATACTCATGGCCTCTCACGTTTTCTGAATACGCATGTCCTGGAAACTGGTCACCGAACTTTCTGATGCGGATCACGCGCTGCGTGATCGTGCCGTCGAGGGCTTTGTCCCCGAAAAGGTTTTTGATATCCATACACACCTCTTTCACACCCGGCACTTTGCCGAGGGCAAACGACCCGCCTTCCTTGATGAGAATCGCGGCTACGGTTTGCGCGACTTCAATGAAGCTGTGGCGCGCTGGATGCCGGGGCGTCAGGTGGAGGGATTGTTCTTTGGTTACCCCTCAGCGGGTAATGATCGTGCGGGTGAGAATACCTGGATGCAGGATCAGATCGCTCCTGTGGTCCAGAACAGCAATACGCGTGCCCTTGTCCTTGCCGCGCCGGAGGATGATCCTGCCGCTGTGCGCCGTCTGCTGGAGAGTGGGGTCTTCATCGGCATCAAATGTTATCGCCTCTACGCCCCCGTGGAGGATACACGGCATGCGACCATCGAGTCCTTCACACCGGAGTGGATGTGGCAGCTTTGCCACGAGTTCGATGGCGTGCTGATGCTGCACATCATGCGCGATGGAGGGATCACAGATCCTCACAATGTCGAGACGCTGCGCCGTCTGTGCCGTCGCTATCCGCGTTGTCGCCTGGTGCTGGCGCATGTGGCGCGCTCCTTCAACTACCGCCACGCGCGAGAAGGTCTGCAGAACATCGTGGATCTCGACAACGTGGTCGTGGACACCTCCGCAGTGACTCAGGCCGGCGCGTTCCGTGCCGCGCTGGAGGTGCTCGGGCCGCGCCGGGTGCTCTGGGGCAGTGACTACATGGTCAGTGAGCTGCGCGGCATCTGCTTCACCCAGGGAGATGGCTTCACATGGGTCTATGCCGATGACACGTCAGCCAGGGACCTGACAGTCTTCGGCCATCACACACTCGTCAGCATTGAGTCACTCCTCTGCCTGAGGGAAGCGTGTGAGGACGCCGGCATGACACCGGCGGATATCCAGGACATCTTCCGCGACAACGCGCTCCGGCTGCTCGCTCCTCATCTGCGGCCCTCATCCGTGCCCGATTCGAGCGATGGTCCGACACGGTGGCGCGAGGCCCGCGAAAAGATCTCGTGCGGCACGGGTCTCATGTCGAAGCGTGCCGAGAGCTTCGATCCCGTGAGCTGGCCCAGTTATTTCTCGCGCTGTTCCGGGCCACACATTTGGGACATGAATGGCCGTCGTTTCGTGGACTTCACGGGCGGGGTGGGAGCTATCTTGCTGGGGCACAGCGATCCTGAGGTGAATGCTGCCGTGCATCGGCGGGTGAACCTGGGAAGCTACTGCACTTTGGTGGCGCCAGAGGAAGTCGAACTGGCGGAACTGCTGCTTGAGCTTCATCCCTGGGCACAGCGGGTGCGTTATGCGCGTGGAGGAGGTGAGGCGCTGGCCCTGGCTGTTCGTATCGCGCGTGCGGCGACTGGTCGCAGTGGGGTGGCGTTCTGCGGCTACCATGGGTGGAGTGACTGGTATCTCGCGGCGAATCTCGGCAACCACGCGGCGCTGGATGGACATCTGCTTCCGGGCCTTGAGCCACACGGGGTGCCACGCGAACTCGCAGGTACTTCGGTTCCCTTCAAATACAACGACCTTGAGGCGTTCGAATCCGCGATGGTGCAGCTTGATGGCCGTCTCGCTGCTGTGGTCATGGAGCCTTTCCGTTCCGAGCTTCCGCGTGATGGCTTTGTTGAGAAGGTGGCAGCGCGGTGCCGTGCTGCGGGTGCGGTGCTCATCGTGGATGAAGTCACGGCAGGCTGGCGCTTTGGTTTCCCAGGCGGATGCGCGAAGCTGGGAATCGAGCCCGACATCGCTGTGTATGCCAAGGCGATGAGCAATGGCATTCCCTGCGGTGCTGTCGTGGGGCGCGGCTCTGTCATGGATGCTGCCAACACCAGCTTCATCTCCAGCAGCTACTGGACGGACGGCATTGGCCCCGCTGCGGCGCTCGCCTGCATTCGAAAGATGCGACGCGCCGGCACGCAGGCTTACGTGGAGAAGCTCGGCGACCAACTTCACGCCATGTTGAGAGGGCTCCGCTCAAAGCATCCCGCCTTAAATCTCACCCTTGGGAACCGCCCTTGTGCGCCATCAGTCACGTTTGCCTTGGGATCTGAATCCCTTGCCGCCAAGGCCCTCATGATTCGCAAGATGCTCACGCGGGGATTCATGATGTCCAGTCAGCTCTATGTGATGCAGGCTCATGAGGAGTCCCATCTTCATTCCATGATCACGGCGCTTGATGAAACGCTCACGGAAATAGGAGAGCTGCAGGCTGCTGGTCGCCTCGGAAGTGAGGCCGGTCATGCCATGCCCAGCAGTGGCTTCACCCGTCTCGCCTGAGTATCACCCAAATCTCGCGCCATCACCCGCTACTGCGGAGCGTGGTGGGTGCGCATCAAGGTATTGATCTCCTCGTGCGAGAGCGCGGCATTGAAGATGAAAACCTCGTCCACATCTCCCTTGAAGAAGCGCGGTCCGGGATCGCCATTGCGAACAGGGTCGGGGAAGGCCACGTTGCGACCAAGCCAGAGGCCGTGACCCGCGTTGAGCACGTCGGTGTTGATTTCCGTGCGAGTCTTGCGTGTGACGATCTCGGGCTTGCCATCCACGTAGAGCATCACGTTCGTGGCAATGGAAGCGCGGGAGCCGCCATACATCACCACGGCGATGTGGTGCCACTGATTGTCCCGCAGATCCGTGGTGCCCACGATGCGACCATTGTCATAGATGCCGAGACGCAGGCGACCCACAGGACCATCCTGGACAATGGTGTTGGCCGACATCTGCCACGCGTTGGGACCGGTGAGCGAGCCCCACGAGATGATGCCGTGGCCGTACACCGAGTCCTTGTTCAGCTCTTTGGGGATGCGCACCCACAAGGCAACCGTGCGGGAAGCCGTGCCGCCAATGCCGGGGAACGGAGATTCTGCGTACACTGCTTTGCCGTCGAGGGAGAGGCCCTTGCCGGACACCCCCTCAATCAGCTGGGGTCCCTTGCCTGGAGTGGGGACCTTGTCAGGATAAGAAAGCAGATCCAGCCTTGCCTGCCCATCCACGCCCAGGTCCTTGCCATTGTTCACCACGGTGCCTGCGTTGATCTCGTCGAAGCTCCAGTGAATGTATCCCGGTGCCCGCCCAGCGGAGACTGGCATGGAGGTTACGAAGGTGTTCGCG
It encodes:
- a CDS encoding acyltransferase → MEQPSPNDSFYVLGADAQVDPGVILGYRYPGDSKPTRIGDHAIIRSGSIIYANTTIGHRFQCGHQVLIRGEVTIGNRCVVHHKCTLEGRLRIGDGVKIMAHVYLPSTTVIGNMVFIGPCTTFLNDRLPMRRAAPVEGASIEDHVTIGGGVTICPGITIGRGSFIAAGAVVNKDVPPHTLAMGVPARHYPLTEPMGAGNMPELLLPQTDLFGSHHDDTWKSEPFPAP
- a CDS encoding MFS transporter; the encoded protein is MTASTQDISSRVRNRVMWRLMPYLVLLYVIAYLDRVNVSYAALEMTADLGFTEKTYGLGAGIFFIGYFLLEVPGAVIASRWGVRKWICRIMLTWGIFAVAMGFIQNAQQFYWLRFLIGAAEAGFFPAIIVYLGHWFRGADKAKAVAIFMSAISLAMVIGGPISGLLLNLQWFGMEGWRWLFILEGIPAIVLGITTWFFLTERPENATWLPAEEKAWLVNELDRERAARELEGKQHASSILEAIRNPQVLLFSAAYFFGLIASNGLGYWLPKMIKSMSGFTNMEVSLLVSLPYSLGVVAKVAAGWSSDRTRERRWHTIALMVVGSFGLVALATWQGHLAIAIVCLCIAVIGLMGYTSSFWAYATSFLAGTANAAAIGLINSVGNLGSFVGPYGMGWLKEETTGYTAGLLALAASAAITALLVFAVRVDRQEKHQPRG
- a CDS encoding glucose 1-dehydrogenase yields the protein MMRLDGKVAVVTGASKGIGAAIAKRLGAEGASVVVNYATSREGADKVVNAITSGGGKAIAAQADVAKQADVTRLFNEARDAYGKVDILVNNAGLYRGAPVGEITEENFHVHFNLNVLGLIFATQEALKYMGEGGSIINVSSVLSTLSSPGTPVYNATKSAVDGLTRTFSKELAPKKIRVNSVNPGLIETEGIHAAGIINYADAVVAMTPLGRLGQPDDIAPVVAFLASADSGWITGECLYAAGGLR
- a CDS encoding alpha/beta fold hydrolase; translation: MSYITTKDGTQIYYKDWGTGQPVVFSHGWPLTADAWEAQMFFLASNGYRCIGHDRRGHGRSSQPWDGNHMDQYADDLAELFEKLDLKNVIMIGHSTGGGEVARYIGRHGTSRVAKAVLMGAVPPIMLKTEANPGGLPIEVFDGFRAAYLADRAQFFLDVASGPFFNFNRPGAKVSQGVIQSWYNQGMMSGHKNAYDCIKAFSETDFTEDLKKFDVPTLIIHGDDDQIVPIGASAMLSSKLVKNSILKIYPGGSHSLGDTAKEQLNKDLLEFIQS
- a CDS encoding GntR family transcriptional regulator, with the translated sequence MSMSLPVGVANRMLLVTRPDQMARQAQPAIPPLPQRITLVAQTVRSLCDGIRSGRWQARLPGERDLCATLQVSRPTVRAALKDLQLKGWISVSHRKRREIRKVPSQSASATGNRIVGAVALAPLRTMPPASLLVIDILREQLAKNRWQMELVVDPSCYSKQPAKALERLMRKVPAAAWLLMGSSVPMQKWFLKSSIPCLVLGTCPEEFPLPSIDADYRATCRHAGMLLLRKGHRHIAMILPASSTGGDRESERGIREAVDGNSRARLTVLHHRNKAHLCALLDKTLASAERPTAFLVARAMHALTVTMHLMRRGFRLPKDAVVLSRDDESFLWHASPSLARYAVDAEKFARKAAKAMRELAETGTLASRTIRMMPTFIPDETLG
- a CDS encoding aminotransferase class III-fold pyridoxal phosphate-dependent enzyme — its product is MSWKLVTELSDADHALRDRAVEGFVPEKVFDIHTHLFHTRHFAEGKRPAFLDENRGYGLRDFNEAVARWMPGRQVEGLFFGYPSAGNDRAGENTWMQDQIAPVVQNSNTRALVLAAPEDDPAAVRRLLESGVFIGIKCYRLYAPVEDTRHATIESFTPEWMWQLCHEFDGVLMLHIMRDGGITDPHNVETLRRLCRRYPRCRLVLAHVARSFNYRHAREGLQNIVDLDNVVVDTSAVTQAGAFRAALEVLGPRRVLWGSDYMVSELRGICFTQGDGFTWVYADDTSARDLTVFGHHTLVSIESLLCLREACEDAGMTPADIQDIFRDNALRLLAPHLRPSSVPDSSDGPTRWREAREKISCGTGLMSKRAESFDPVSWPSYFSRCSGPHIWDMNGRRFVDFTGGVGAILLGHSDPEVNAAVHRRVNLGSYCTLVAPEEVELAELLLELHPWAQRVRYARGGGEALALAVRIARAATGRSGVAFCGYHGWSDWYLAANLGNHAALDGHLLPGLEPHGVPRELAGTSVPFKYNDLEAFESAMVQLDGRLAAVVMEPFRSELPRDGFVEKVAARCRAAGAVLIVDEVTAGWRFGFPGGCAKLGIEPDIAVYAKAMSNGIPCGAVVGRGSVMDAANTSFISSSYWTDGIGPAAALACIRKMRRAGTQAYVEKLGDQLHAMLRGLRSKHPALNLTLGNRPCAPSVTFALGSESLAAKALMIRKMLTRGFMMSSQLYVMQAHEESHLHSMITALDETLTEIGELQAAGRLGSEAGHAMPSSGFTRLA